A genomic window from Bacteroidota bacterium includes:
- a CDS encoding methyltransferase, with protein sequence MSIAKKLNQWFIQPIIKRRISRASVYEHSGIKLHIPAGVFHPAYFFSTKYLLNTILQLDLKNKLFLELGAGNGLISISAAKHGALVTSSDISEKVIANLKINALPNNCEITCVHSDLFDNIPLQHFDIIAINPPYYPKQARNELEMAWYCGTDFEYFRKLFPQLAAYLSSTTLALMILSEECEIEKIKRIAQQSNLELQHFSQKKIKWEQNFIFSIQKK encoded by the coding sequence ATGAGTATTGCAAAAAAATTAAATCAGTGGTTCATACAGCCAATAATTAAAAGGAGAATTTCGAGGGCTTCTGTTTATGAGCACAGCGGAATAAAATTGCATATCCCTGCAGGTGTTTTTCACCCGGCATATTTTTTTAGTACAAAGTATTTATTAAACACGATACTTCAACTTGATTTAAAAAATAAATTATTTCTCGAATTAGGAGCAGGCAACGGTTTAATCAGCATCAGCGCCGCAAAACATGGTGCCTTGGTAACTTCAAGCGATATTAGTGAAAAGGTTATTGCTAATTTGAAAATAAATGCACTACCCAATAATTGTGAAATTACATGTGTACACAGCGATTTGTTTGATAACATTCCGTTACAACATTTTGATATCATCGCCATAAATCCACCTTATTATCCAAAACAAGCTCGTAATGAGTTAGAGATGGCCTGGTATTGCGGAACTGATTTTGAATATTTCAGAAAGCTCTTCCCTCAACTCGCTGCATATTTATCGTCTACAACGTTAGCACTCATGATTTTATCTGAAGAATGTGAAATAGAAAAAATAAAGCGGATAGCCCAACAGTCGAATCTTGAATTGCAACACTTTAGTCAGAAAAAAATAAAATGGGAGCAAAACTTCATTTTCAGCATCCAAAAAAAGTAA
- a CDS encoding RidA family protein gives MKNVIYTPSAPAPIGPYSQAISAGGFVFVSGQIAIDPATNTLYSGTDIKAETRVVMENLKAIIEQAGCKMNNVVKCTIFLSDMNYFADVNAVYGEYFTEYPPARETVAVAGLPKNVRVEISAVVAMP, from the coding sequence ATGAAAAACGTAATCTATACACCTTCGGCACCTGCGCCAATCGGACCTTATTCACAAGCAATATCAGCAGGTGGATTTGTATTTGTTTCAGGCCAAATTGCCATCGACCCTGCAACAAACACTCTATATTCAGGTACTGATATTAAAGCGGAAACCCGCGTGGTTATGGAAAACCTGAAGGCAATTATTGAACAGGCCGGTTGTAAAATGAACAACGTGGTAAAATGCACCATATTCTTAAGCGACATGAATTATTTTGCAGATGTAAATGCAGTTTATGGAGAATATTTTACTGAATATCCACCGGCCCGTGAAACAGTTGCCGTTGCCGGTTTACCAAAAAACGTACGCGTAGAGATAAGCGCAGTAGTCGCTATGCCTTAA
- a CDS encoding nucleotidyltransferase domain-containing protein, with amino-acid sequence MQISHRIAENQLVLSEQASAVIKALAYYNIFNYPLTLPEIEKYAPCTFNQLSELEDVLNLLKEKFIVYQFGDFYTLQNEYWLITRRQAGNLAAFNIASKAKSRSNFIQKFPFVRSVNISGSLSKNYFDDTTDIDYFIITKPGRIWFCRLLLTAYKKIFLLNSRKYFCINYYIDTAHNEIPDKNLFSATEIVTLRNQTGAGYYQSFIAANSWVKNYYPNFSPVFSETKTEKPSRLKNIFEYLFAGKAGDIIDKFAFKLTRFFISKKYSNIEREHFEVNLRTSETSSKHHPQGFQFKVLTEFDKSCKAIEQKHSVILS; translated from the coding sequence ATGCAAATAAGCCACCGTATAGCAGAAAATCAATTGGTGCTGTCTGAACAAGCTTCAGCAGTGATAAAAGCTTTGGCTTACTACAATATTTTTAATTATCCATTAACCCTACCAGAAATTGAGAAATATGCACCTTGCACTTTCAATCAACTCAGTGAATTGGAGGATGTATTAAACTTGTTAAAAGAAAAATTTATCGTTTATCAGTTTGGCGACTTTTATACTTTACAAAACGAGTATTGGCTCATTACGCGCCGACAAGCAGGAAACCTCGCTGCATTTAATATAGCATCAAAAGCTAAAAGCCGTTCCAATTTTATTCAAAAATTTCCATTTGTTCGCAGTGTAAATATTTCCGGCTCTTTATCCAAAAACTATTTCGACGACACAACAGATATCGATTATTTCATCATCACCAAGCCCGGCAGAATATGGTTTTGCCGATTACTGTTAACTGCTTATAAAAAAATATTTTTACTTAACTCAAGAAAATATTTTTGCATTAATTATTATATAGATACTGCTCACAATGAAATTCCGGACAAAAATCTTTTTTCAGCAACCGAAATAGTTACATTACGCAATCAAACCGGAGCCGGCTATTATCAAAGTTTTATTGCAGCAAATAGTTGGGTTAAAAATTATTATCCAAACTTTAGCCCTGTATTTTCTGAAACAAAAACAGAAAAACCATCTCGTCTCAAAAATATTTTTGAATACTTGTTTGCGGGTAAGGCAGGTGACATAATTGATAAATTCGCTTTTAAATTGACGCGTTTCTTCATCTCAAAAAAATATTCAAATATTGAGCGTGAACATTTTGAAGTAAACCTGCGCACCAGTGAAACTTCATCAAAACACCATCCTCAGGGATTTCAATTTAAAGTGCTTACCGAATTTGATAAATCCTGTAAAGCCATAGAGCAAAAACATTCCGTAATTTTGTCGTGA
- a CDS encoding B12-binding domain-containing radical SAM protein, protein MAEILICNTYFLNLDPKQHANMQPYPPLATLYAAAVLEQEQHQVTLFDTIFVENFEEIFPIITKHAGKTFVIYDDGFNYLTKMCLVNMRNACFGMIQFAKQHGCTVMVSSSDATDHWQEYLKQGADYILIGEAEITLKELISALEKKELHVIPDIAGLAFIQDGIYTKTPARAVLHDLDTLPFPAWHLIDIKKYQSKWKQKSGYFSLNMTTTRGCPFKCNWCAKPIYGNRYNCRSAENVVQEIEMLITKYGVEHFWFCDDIFGLKPMWIKQFSELVQQKNLKFKFKIQCRADLLLDTDNIQYLALAGCDEIWIGAESGSQKILDAMDKGTTIAQIITATQLMKQHGIKPCFFLQFGYLGELKTDIDLTINMLLDLMPHDIGISVSYPLPGTKFYEIVKNDLHEKQNWNDSDELLMMYKATFSPEYYKRLHRYVHYRFRLAQGKQNTYQLLTGKLKWNKTALRRIITMPYFAANIISSKILMSAAIKN, encoded by the coding sequence ATGGCAGAAATACTGATTTGTAATACCTATTTCTTAAATCTTGACCCTAAGCAGCATGCCAATATGCAGCCTTATCCGCCATTGGCTACCTTATACGCTGCTGCCGTGTTGGAACAGGAACAACATCAAGTTACTTTGTTTGATACCATTTTTGTTGAAAATTTTGAGGAAATATTTCCCATTATCACGAAGCACGCCGGAAAAACATTTGTAATTTATGATGATGGATTTAATTACCTGACTAAAATGTGTCTCGTAAATATGCGCAATGCCTGTTTTGGTATGATTCAATTTGCAAAACAACACGGGTGCACTGTTATGGTTTCAAGCAGCGATGCGACAGACCATTGGCAGGAATATTTAAAACAAGGTGCAGATTATATTTTAATTGGGGAAGCAGAAATTACTTTAAAGGAGTTAATCAGCGCACTGGAAAAAAAGGAATTACATGTAATTCCTGATATTGCGGGGCTTGCCTTTATTCAAGATGGCATTTATACAAAAACCCCGGCAAGAGCAGTTTTACATGATTTAGATACGTTACCATTTCCTGCCTGGCATTTAATTGACATAAAAAAATATCAATCTAAGTGGAAACAAAAATCCGGTTATTTTTCATTAAACATGACTACAACACGAGGTTGTCCGTTTAAATGTAACTGGTGTGCCAAGCCAATTTATGGGAACAGATATAATTGCCGTTCTGCCGAAAATGTTGTGCAGGAAATTGAAATGCTGATTACTAAATATGGCGTTGAACATTTTTGGTTTTGTGATGATATTTTTGGATTAAAACCAATGTGGATTAAACAATTCAGTGAATTGGTGCAACAAAAAAATCTTAAGTTTAAATTTAAAATTCAATGTCGCGCCGACTTGTTGTTAGATACAGATAATATCCAATATTTAGCACTTGCCGGCTGTGATGAAATATGGATTGGTGCAGAAAGTGGCTCACAAAAAATATTGGATGCAATGGATAAAGGCACTACCATCGCACAAATAATAACGGCTACACAATTAATGAAACAACACGGAATTAAACCCTGCTTTTTTCTGCAATTTGGTTATTTAGGTGAATTAAAAACTGATATTGACCTTACTATTAATATGCTATTGGATTTAATGCCGCATGATATTGGTATTTCTGTTTCTTACCCCTTACCGGGAACAAAGTTTTATGAAATTGTAAAAAACGATTTACACGAAAAACAAAACTGGAACGATAGCGACGAATTATTAATGATGTATAAAGCAACTTTTTCGCCGGAATACTACAAACGTTTACACCGATACGTGCATTATCGTTTCCGCTTAGCACAAGGGAAACAAAATACCTATCAACTATTAACCGGTAAATTAAAATGGAATAAAACAGCGTTACGCAGAATAATAACCATGCCCTATTTTGCCGCGAATATTATCTCGAGCAAAATATTAATGTCTGCTGCAATAAAAAATTGA
- a CDS encoding nucleotidyltransferase domain-containing protein: MNVLEEIKETLTKNKPYLSSKYSLSSIGLFGAIVKDDFMPGSEIDIIVDFKKPIGIEIIDLTDELEKLLNHKVDLVAKTGIEKGYYKVFRKEILYI, translated from the coding sequence ATGAACGTACTCGAGGAAATAAAAGAAACACTCACTAAAAACAAACCCTACCTGTCATCAAAATACAGTTTGAGCAGTATCGGACTGTTTGGGGCGATAGTGAAAGACGATTTTATGCCCGGAAGCGAGATCGATATCATTGTTGATTTTAAAAAACCAATCGGAATCGAAATAATTGACCTAACCGATGAATTAGAAAAATTGTTAAACCATAAAGTTGACCTTGTGGCGAAAACCGGTATCGAAAAGGGGTATTACAAAGTATTCAGAAAAGAAATACTATATATCTGA
- a CDS encoding adenylate kinase, whose translation MINLILFGPPGSGKGTQAERLKEHFNLLHISTGDLLRAEIANGTQLGLEAKKFMDAGNLVPDAVVIGMLGGAVEEAKTKGKQGIIFDGFPRTTAQAEALDNMLMEKGTSVSCVLSLVVDEEELTQRILKRGLTSGRSDDNDVETIRKRVQEYRTKTEPVAGYYNNQDLLIEIAGVGTIEHIFNALMQAVNNVASNHSDN comes from the coding sequence ATGATCAATTTAATACTATTCGGCCCTCCGGGAAGCGGCAAGGGCACTCAGGCTGAACGACTCAAAGAACATTTTAATCTTCTTCATATATCAACGGGTGACCTGTTGCGGGCAGAAATTGCCAACGGGACTCAATTGGGATTGGAAGCAAAAAAATTTATGGACGCAGGCAATCTAGTACCTGATGCAGTGGTTATTGGCATGTTGGGTGGTGCAGTTGAAGAGGCGAAAACCAAAGGAAAGCAGGGTATTATTTTCGATGGTTTTCCAAGAACAACGGCTCAGGCGGAAGCTTTAGATAACATGCTGATGGAAAAAGGCACCTCCGTGAGTTGTGTATTGAGTCTGGTTGTAGATGAAGAAGAACTAACCCAAAGAATACTAAAAAGAGGCCTTACCAGCGGCCGTTCCGACGATAATGATGTTGAAACCATCAGAAAACGAGTGCAGGAATATCGCACTAAAACAGAACCGGTTGCAGGGTATTATAACAATCAGGATTTGCTAATCGAGATTGCAGGTGTAGGCACCATTGAACACATTTTTAACGCATTAATGCAGGCAGTTAATAATGTGGCTTCAAATCATAGCGACAACTAA
- a CDS encoding EamA family transporter codes for MQKYSTTSWLLLIVLSLIWGFSFIFMKYGLKTFTWDEVAAIRISFSFIATLPLIFIHFKKIKKAEIKYYCMVGFFGSGLPAFCFTFSQTHIESGIAGVLNSLTPVFTFILGVLFFSMRFEKNKLYGLIVALTGAIILVVFDRSASGESNLIYALPLFAATMSYATSANLVKRFLQNAHPLTLGAVGFSFIGIPAIIYLFTTDFLSRANMPSFNVSLMSVISLSFFGTVIASIGYYALIQRTDAIFGSLVTYLIPIVAIIIGFIDGETLRIYHLIGMLFILVGIYIINARPKAAVEPLAPSKEIGV; via the coding sequence ATGCAAAAATATTCAACTACAAGCTGGTTGCTGTTAATCGTATTAAGTTTAATATGGGGTTTTTCTTTCATATTTATGAAATACGGATTAAAAACGTTTACCTGGGATGAAGTTGCAGCCATTCGTATTTCGTTTTCATTTATAGCAACACTTCCACTCATTTTTATCCATTTCAAAAAAATAAAAAAAGCTGAAATAAAATATTATTGTATGGTCGGATTTTTTGGAAGTGGTTTACCGGCCTTTTGTTTTACATTTTCTCAAACCCATATAGAATCAGGTATTGCGGGTGTTTTAAATTCACTTACACCTGTTTTCACTTTTATTTTAGGCGTGCTGTTTTTTAGCATGCGATTCGAAAAAAATAAATTGTACGGTTTAATAGTTGCTTTAACCGGCGCAATTATTTTAGTTGTGTTTGATCGCTCAGCAAGTGGTGAAAGTAATTTAATTTATGCCTTGCCTTTATTTGCTGCAACAATGAGTTATGCCACATCAGCAAATTTGGTAAAACGATTTTTACAAAATGCTCATCCGCTCACTTTAGGTGCTGTTGGATTTTCATTTATCGGCATCCCTGCAATTATTTATTTATTCACCACCGATTTTTTAAGTCGTGCCAATATGCCTTCATTTAATGTGAGTTTAATGAGCGTAATATCATTAAGTTTTTTCGGAACCGTAATTGCATCGATTGGATACTATGCACTCATTCAAAGAACAGATGCCATTTTCGGTAGTTTGGTAACTTATTTAATTCCGATTGTGGCAATCATAATAGGATTTATCGATGGCGAAACGCTTCGTATTTATCACCTGATCGGAATGCTGTTTATACTTGTAGGTATTTACATCATAAACGCCAGGCCCAAAGCTGCAGTAGAACCTTTAGCGCCAAGTAAGGAAATCGGAGTTTAA
- a CDS encoding radical SAM protein — MENKGVILFNPRAANYKPRIPNSILSVAAAIDGKYPYAIVDGNLETDPFQKIINYIKTGNYKYFALSVMPGPQLKQAIPFSKKIKLQFPEIVIIWGGYFASNQSGVVMDSGFVDYIIYGPGDKAFPQLLDNLSKNVPPHLVPNLIWKENNVVIKNHKDELYDQDALPDLPYQTLNSFYPIQKYLGKTYLGTKTIAYHSSIGCPFSCAFCGIVPIYNARWKGKSAELIYKDITYLKNTYGGNAIEFHDNNFFVSEKRCVEFSQLIKNDNMSWWGEGRIDTLDKFSDESLKLMYDAGCKMIFFGAETGNDKILKMMDKGGTQTGEQIKRFAARLHKVGIVPEYSFVLGTPGMSEDDTNKQIDEDITFIRTIKSINPDTEIIIYVYSPVPTEGSELFNAVKTAGFHFPEKLEDWISPQWENFDLRKNPLTPWLKPYMIDKIKNFETVLNGYYPTASDIKLTPFRKKIISGISALRYKTGFYTLPYEIKALQKYWLHYRQPEIEGF, encoded by the coding sequence ATGGAAAATAAAGGAGTCATATTATTTAATCCGCGAGCAGCAAATTATAAACCGCGCATCCCGAATTCCATTTTATCGGTCGCAGCAGCTATTGATGGGAAATACCCTTATGCAATTGTAGATGGCAATCTTGAAACCGACCCTTTTCAAAAAATTATTAATTATATAAAAACGGGCAATTATAAATATTTTGCGCTTTCTGTAATGCCCGGACCACAGTTAAAGCAAGCTATACCTTTTTCCAAAAAAATAAAACTACAATTCCCTGAAATCGTTATTATTTGGGGAGGTTATTTTGCGAGTAATCAAAGTGGTGTGGTAATGGATTCCGGGTTTGTAGATTATATTATATATGGCCCAGGTGATAAGGCATTTCCACAATTATTAGACAACCTAAGTAAAAACGTTCCTCCGCATTTGGTTCCTAATTTAATCTGGAAAGAAAATAATGTTGTTATAAAAAATCACAAAGATGAATTATACGATCAGGATGCGCTGCCTGATTTGCCGTATCAAACATTAAATTCATTTTACCCAATACAAAAATATTTGGGTAAAACATATCTTGGCACAAAAACAATTGCCTACCACAGTAGTATTGGCTGTCCGTTTAGTTGTGCATTTTGTGGTATTGTTCCAATTTATAACGCAAGATGGAAAGGTAAATCGGCCGAATTAATTTATAAAGATATTACCTATCTCAAAAACACCTATGGCGGAAATGCAATTGAATTTCATGATAACAATTTTTTTGTTTCAGAAAAACGTTGCGTAGAATTTTCGCAGCTCATTAAAAACGATAATATGTCGTGGTGGGGAGAAGGCAGAATCGATACATTGGATAAATTTTCGGATGAAAGTTTAAAACTGATGTATGATGCCGGCTGTAAAATGATTTTTTTTGGTGCTGAAACCGGCAATGATAAAATCCTGAAAATGATGGACAAAGGTGGCACACAAACCGGCGAACAAATAAAACGATTTGCGGCCAGATTGCATAAAGTTGGTATTGTTCCTGAATATTCATTTGTATTAGGCACACCGGGCATGTCGGAGGATGATACAAATAAACAAATTGATGAAGACATTACCTTTATCAGAACTATTAAATCGATAAACCCTGATACTGAAATAATAATTTATGTATATTCCCCTGTTCCAACAGAAGGTAGTGAATTGTTCAATGCCGTTAAAACTGCAGGATTTCATTTTCCGGAAAAATTAGAAGATTGGATTTCACCACAATGGGAAAATTTTGATTTGCGTAAAAATCCTTTAACACCCTGGTTGAAACCATATATGATTGATAAAATTAAAAATTTTGAAACGGTTTTAAATGGTTATTACCCTACAGCCAGCGACATTAAGTTAACCCCATTCAGGAAAAAAATCATTTCAGGAATATCCGCACTCCGTTATAAAACCGGATTTTATACACTGCCTTATGAAATAAAAGCCTTACAAAAGTATTGGCTGCATTATCGCCAACCTGAAATTGAAGGATTTTAA
- a CDS encoding choice-of-anchor L domain-containing protein, with protein sequence MRPLLIFCITAIMSLGSFNSANAQITWTTGYTADAIAAYLAGDGVDIDNAVIDCHNLAFGLFDCVDCNVGIDSGVVLTTGRVSNIAGPNNAGGTGTDNGWPGDPDLNAYPGIGTTHDACVLEFDVYSPGDSLQFQYVFGSEEYLEYVGGINDAFVFWISGPGFATPTNIALIPGTALPVTIDNVNNLDFPMYYIINGAGGGPVYGVDPYYIEYDGFTTVLTAAAEVSPCTWYHLKLAIGDESDFVFDSGVFLKAKSLVTTYLADFTYPGFDFGEDAVFCTTEPDPDPMLATGADAGTFTATPAGLDLDAGTGALDLSNCLPGSYILTNTLITGFCDLDTFVYTMNVIIEEPGVAGFLFPGSPYCSNDADPSPIPVAGATFGVFSAAPAGLVFNAATGVVDLSASTPGTYTMTNTLAAGMVCPGATATASITIFPAYTQTVNAAICTGEAYVLPDGGTVFTAGTYVSNLLTTKGCDSVITTNLTVNPVYNFTLNPSICLGATYTLPDGTGVTAAGTYVNAFTTAAGCDSIYTVNLSVNPVITLNPTIHLCDGETYTLPDGTVVGVTGLYPVTLVTAAGCDSTINTTVLVHPVFDIVFNPVICADANYTLPDGSVVNTSGVYVNNFLTTKGCDSIITTNLTVNPIYDLVYNPEICIGETYTLPDGAVVAASGVFNYGFTTAAGCDSNITVNLTVHPLPVLSWVIDDIFCMEQGAITMEATPAGGTYSGTGISGDNFVTATAGVGGPYTLTYEYTDIYGCYNSITATTSVDDNYVIAWGDTSIYYGEDADLFSEAGGDYTWSPTDGIACVTCPETNVIPPYSIDYVMTSVDENGCVASDNVMVSIIPDPPNDVFIPNTFTPNGDNINDMFFAFGWNVTLINSIQIFDRWGELMYFAENLNPGDMSKGWDGTINGVAVNNGVYAFIVEVQFETGQRMTKSGNVTLIR encoded by the coding sequence ATGCGACCTTTACTCATTTTTTGTATCACTGCGATTATGTCGCTGGGCTCCTTTAATAGTGCAAATGCTCAGATAACATGGACTACAGGTTATACAGCAGATGCAATAGCAGCTTACCTTGCAGGCGATGGGGTTGATATTGACAATGCAGTAATTGACTGCCACAACTTAGCCTTCGGTTTGTTTGATTGCGTAGATTGTAATGTTGGTATCGATTCAGGTGTGGTTTTAACAACAGGAAGAGTATCAAATATTGCGGGACCCAACAATGCCGGTGGAACGGGAACAGATAATGGCTGGCCCGGCGACCCTGATTTAAATGCTTACCCGGGTATCGGAACTACTCATGATGCCTGCGTTTTAGAGTTTGATGTGTATTCTCCGGGTGATAGTTTGCAATTTCAATATGTTTTTGGTTCAGAAGAATATCTGGAATATGTTGGCGGTATAAACGATGCTTTCGTATTTTGGATTAGCGGTCCGGGTTTTGCAACACCTACTAATATTGCCCTAATTCCAGGTACTGCGCTACCGGTTACAATCGACAACGTAAATAACTTAGATTTTCCGATGTATTACATCATTAACGGTGCCGGCGGCGGTCCTGTTTATGGTGTAGATCCTTACTATATTGAATACGATGGTTTTACAACTGTGCTTACTGCTGCTGCAGAGGTTTCTCCTTGTACCTGGTATCATTTGAAATTAGCCATTGGTGATGAATCCGATTTTGTGTTCGATTCAGGTGTGTTCTTAAAAGCAAAAAGTCTTGTAACAACTTATCTCGCTGATTTTACTTATCCCGGTTTTGATTTTGGAGAAGATGCTGTTTTTTGCACCACCGAACCTGACCCTGATCCAATGTTAGCGACCGGCGCAGATGCAGGTACATTTACCGCAACACCTGCCGGCCTCGATTTGGATGCCGGAACTGGAGCACTCGATTTGAGTAATTGTTTACCGGGATCTTATATACTCACTAATACATTAATTACCGGCTTCTGCGATTTAGATACTTTCGTTTATACAATGAATGTTATAATTGAAGAACCCGGCGTTGCAGGATTTTTATTCCCGGGCTCACCATATTGTTCAAACGATGCTGATCCGTCACCTATACCGGTTGCCGGAGCTACATTTGGTGTGTTTTCTGCCGCACCTGCAGGTTTAGTTTTTAATGCCGCTACAGGGGTTGTAGATTTAAGTGCTTCTACTCCCGGTACTTATACAATGACCAACACACTGGCTGCCGGAATGGTTTGTCCCGGCGCAACAGCAACAGCATCAATAACAATTTTCCCCGCATATACACAAACAGTTAATGCGGCAATTTGCACCGGAGAAGCATATGTTTTGCCTGATGGCGGAACAGTATTTACTGCAGGCACTTATGTTTCAAATTTATTAACTACAAAAGGATGTGATTCCGTAATTACAACCAACTTAACCGTAAACCCGGTATATAATTTTACACTGAATCCAAGTATTTGTTTAGGTGCTACCTACACACTTCCTGATGGAACAGGTGTTACTGCTGCCGGTACTTATGTAAATGCATTTACAACTGCGGCAGGCTGCGATTCAATTTATACGGTTAATTTATCTGTAAATCCTGTAATCACGTTAAATCCAACCATACATCTTTGTGATGGCGAAACATATACGTTACCTGATGGAACTGTTGTTGGTGTTACCGGTTTATATCCTGTTACATTAGTTACTGCTGCAGGTTGTGATTCAACAATTAATACTACCGTATTAGTGCATCCTGTTTTTGATATTGTATTTAATCCTGTTATTTGTGCAGATGCAAATTATACACTTCCTGATGGTTCTGTTGTAAATACATCAGGTGTTTATGTAAATAATTTCCTTACTACAAAAGGATGTGATTCAATTATTACAACTAACCTAACCGTAAATCCTATTTACGATTTAGTTTATAATCCTGAAATATGTATTGGTGAAACATATACACTTCCTGATGGAGCTGTTGTTGCTGCAAGTGGAGTATTTAATTACGGATTTACTACAGCCGCAGGTTGTGATTCGAATATTACTGTTAACCTGACTGTTCATCCATTACCTGTATTAAGTTGGGTTATAGATGATATTTTCTGCATGGAGCAAGGCGCAATAACAATGGAAGCTACACCTGCAGGAGGAACTTACAGTGGAACCGGAATTTCAGGAGATAATTTTGTTACTGCAACAGCAGGTGTTGGTGGTCCTTACACACTTACTTATGAATACACCGATATTTATGGTTGTTATAATAGTATTACCGCAACAACTTCGGTTGATGATAACTATGTAATTGCCTGGGGAGATACCAGTATTTATTATGGAGAAGATGCTGATTTATTCAGCGAAGCAGGTGGCGATTATACGTGGTCACCTACCGATGGCATTGCATGTGTAACCTGTCCTGAAACAAATGTAATTCCACCTTATTCAATCGATTATGTGATGACATCTGTTGATGAAAACGGATGTGTTGCTTCAGATAATGTTATGGTGAGTATTATTCCTGATCCACCTAACGATGTATTTATTCCGAATACATTTACACCAAACGGTGATAATATAAACGATATGTTTTTCGCCTTCGGATGGAATGTAACTTTAATTAATTCCATTCAGATTTTTGATCGTTGGGGTGAATTAATGTATTTCGCAGAAAATCTTAATCCGGGCGATATGAGCAAGGGGTGGGATGGTACCATAAATGGTGTAGCCGTAAATAATGGCGTATATGCATTTATTGTAGAAGTACAATTTGAAACCGGTCAGCGCATGACAAAATCGGGAAATGTTACCTTAATTCGTTAA
- the obgE gene encoding GTPase ObgE, with product MEKQNFVDYVKIHCKSGKGGAGSVHFHRDKHTMKGGPDGGDGGRGGHVILRGNAQLWTLLHLKYRKHVIAENGHYGTERLRSGSEGEDVILEVPLGTVAKDFETGEVDFEIVEDGQEVIWVPGGRGGLGNNHFKSPTNQSPRHAQPGEPGIEAWKLLELKVLADVGLVGFPNAGKSTLLSVLSAAKPEIADYPFTTLVPNLGIVAYRDHKSFIMADIPGIIEGASDGKGLGIRFLKHIERNSLLLFMVSCEDKDIKTTYKILLDELKKFNKELLSKQRILAITKADLIDDELEKMLKKELPKSVQTVFISSHTKKNLDKLKDMIWTELNKPDLD from the coding sequence ATGGAAAAACAGAATTTTGTTGACTACGTTAAAATCCACTGCAAAAGCGGTAAGGGAGGCGCGGGAAGTGTGCATTTCCACAGAGATAAGCACACGATGAAAGGCGGTCCTGACGGCGGTGACGGTGGTAGAGGCGGGCACGTTATTCTGCGCGGCAATGCTCAGTTGTGGACCTTGCTCCATTTGAAATACCGCAAACATGTGATTGCTGAAAACGGCCATTATGGAACTGAACGCTTGCGAAGTGGTTCTGAAGGGGAAGATGTGATTCTGGAAGTGCCACTGGGAACAGTTGCTAAAGATTTTGAAACCGGCGAAGTTGATTTCGAAATTGTTGAAGACGGGCAAGAAGTAATTTGGGTGCCCGGAGGAAGAGGCGGATTGGGAAATAACCATTTTAAGTCACCTACAAACCAGTCGCCACGCCATGCCCAACCCGGTGAACCCGGAATAGAAGCCTGGAAGCTACTTGAGCTGAAAGTGCTTGCTGACGTTGGTTTGGTTGGATTTCCAAATGCAGGTAAATCAACATTATTATCGGTATTATCTGCCGCAAAACCCGAAATTGCCGATTATCCGTTTACTACATTAGTGCCCAACCTGGGTATTGTTGCATACCGTGATCACAAGTCGTTTATTATGGCTGATATACCCGGAATTATTGAAGGGGCCAGCGATGGTAAGGGATTAGGGATTCGGTTTCTTAAACATATTGAACGCAATTCGCTGCTTTTATTTATGGTGAGTTGTGAGGATAAGGATATTAAAACTACCTATAAAATATTACTGGATGAGCTCAAAAAATTCAACAAAGAATTGCTGAGCAAACAACGAATTTTGGCAATTACTAAAGCCGATTTAATTGATGATGAATTAGAAAAAATGCTGAAGAAGGAATTACCTAAATCAGTTCAAACGGTATTTATTTCATCACACACAAAAAAGAACCTGGATAAATTAAAAGATATGATCTGGACCGAATTAAATAAACCGGATTTAGATTAA